The proteins below are encoded in one region of Fimbriimonadaceae bacterium:
- a CDS encoding polyprenyl synthetase family protein: MLLTEPWAEVVATVDARLGTLLPPEDTSPSRLHRAMRYAVLGGGKRLRPAMCLAAAVAAGGEAVSALDAACAIEFTHCFSLVHDDLPALDDDDLRRGRPTVHRAFDEATAVLAGDALFALAFRTLAESTAPPSALAELARATGSDGLVGGETLDLEAEGQETTLEALREIHQKKTGALIACACAVGGLCAGAPEGVVACLREFGATVGLAFQIIDDVLNETATTEQLGKAGGSDRERSKATYPAKIGVEASRLEAHTLLAHAVSGLQDAPGDPTLLIEIATRCVDRTS; the protein is encoded by the coding sequence GTGCTCCTTACAGAGCCATGGGCCGAGGTCGTCGCCACAGTAGACGCGCGCCTCGGGACGCTCCTCCCTCCGGAAGACACTTCCCCTTCACGGCTGCACCGCGCGATGCGCTACGCAGTCTTGGGTGGAGGCAAGCGCCTGCGCCCGGCGATGTGCCTCGCAGCCGCGGTGGCCGCCGGTGGCGAGGCCGTTTCGGCGCTCGACGCGGCCTGCGCCATCGAGTTCACCCACTGCTTTTCCCTCGTCCACGACGATTTGCCCGCCTTGGACGACGACGACCTTCGTCGCGGGCGACCGACCGTCCACCGGGCGTTCGACGAAGCGACTGCGGTGTTGGCCGGGGACGCCCTCTTCGCCCTCGCGTTCCGAACCTTGGCCGAATCCACCGCGCCTCCGTCCGCCCTCGCCGAGCTTGCCCGAGCGACCGGGAGCGACGGTCTGGTCGGCGGTGAAACGCTCGACCTAGAGGCGGAGGGCCAAGAGACCACCCTCGAGGCCCTTCGCGAGATACACCAAAAGAAGACCGGCGCGCTCATCGCCTGCGCGTGCGCGGTGGGAGGTCTTTGCGCCGGTGCACCGGAGGGCGTTGTCGCTTGCTTGAGAGAATTTGGCGCGACAGTCGGACTTGCGTTCCAAATCATCGACGATGTCCTCAACGAGACCGCGACCACAGAGCAACTTGGCAAAGCCGGGGGATCGGACCGCGAACGCTCCAAAGCCACCTACCCTGCGAAGATTGGCGTGGAGGCGAGCCGCCTGGAGGCCCATACCCTTCTCGCCCACGCCGTCTCCGGCCTGCAGGACGCGCCCGGGGACCCCACCCTTCTCATCGAGATCGCGACACGATGCGTAGATCGGACCAGCTAG
- a CDS encoding helix-turn-helix transcriptional regulator gives MSENVALVFRALGDPIRLEMLRRLGPEKPQPISRLSDGLGISRQGARKHLQVLVEAGLVCLRPSGRETLVELNEGVLDMPRRFVAELEERWDARLTALKRSLEEDLGTEKGPP, from the coding sequence GTGAGTGAGAACGTCGCCCTCGTCTTCCGCGCACTTGGCGATCCAATCCGTCTAGAGATGCTGCGCAGGCTGGGACCGGAGAAGCCCCAGCCGATCTCGCGGCTATCCGACGGGCTCGGAATCAGCCGGCAAGGAGCCCGCAAGCACTTACAGGTGCTGGTGGAAGCGGGCCTGGTATGCCTGCGGCCCTCTGGGCGCGAGACTTTGGTCGAACTCAACGAGGGCGTGCTCGACATGCCCCGGCGGTTCGTCGCGGAGCTTGAGGAGCGCTGGGATGCCCGGCTCACTGCCCTCAAACGGTCGCTGGAGGAAGATTTGGGCACAGAAAAGGGCCCGCCCTAG
- the leuC gene encoding 3-isopropylmalate dehydratase large subunit: MAKTLFEKVWEAHKVEDLPGGGALLYIDRHLVHEVTSPQAFDGLREARRKVRRPDLTFATVDHNVPTDGRPIDETTLSGKQLAALDRNASEFGVPLFGYNDPRQGIVHIIGPQLGLTLPGLTIVCGDSHTSTHGAFGALAFGIGTTEVEHVLATQTLRQATKPKTLAVETSGRLQSGVTAKDIILAIIRKLGAGGAAGYVVEYRGEAIVDLPMSGRMTICNMSIEMGARAGMVAPDETTLAYVAEGDRPFAPKGADFDRMAEYALSLPTEPGAVFDRTETLAVDVLKPQVSWGTTPAMTVDIDQAVPEPHDANEERALRYMGLTPGTPMAGLPIDTVFIGSCTNARIEDLREAARIVRGRRVASTLRALVVPGSASVRDQAEKEGLADVFREAGFEWHRAGCSMCLGMNGDIVKPGHRSASTSNRPYEGRQGPGARTHLVSPLTAAATALTGRLTDARSL, translated from the coding sequence ATGGCCAAGACGCTCTTTGAGAAGGTGTGGGAGGCGCACAAGGTGGAAGACCTCCCGGGTGGAGGCGCCTTACTCTATATCGACCGGCACCTGGTCCATGAGGTCACCTCTCCCCAGGCCTTCGACGGTCTGCGGGAAGCGCGCCGCAAAGTCCGGAGGCCGGACCTCACGTTTGCGACGGTCGACCACAACGTGCCGACAGACGGCCGGCCGATTGACGAGACCACCCTCAGCGGCAAGCAGCTTGCCGCACTGGACCGGAACGCTTCCGAGTTCGGGGTGCCCCTTTTCGGCTACAACGACCCTCGCCAGGGCATCGTACACATCATCGGCCCCCAGCTCGGCCTCACCCTGCCCGGACTGACAATCGTCTGCGGCGATAGCCACACCTCTACCCATGGGGCCTTCGGCGCCCTCGCCTTCGGGATCGGCACCACCGAGGTCGAACACGTCCTTGCCACCCAAACCCTGCGGCAAGCGACCAAGCCAAAGACCCTCGCGGTCGAAACCAGCGGCCGGCTCCAATCAGGCGTGACCGCTAAGGACATCATCCTCGCGATCATCCGCAAGCTCGGAGCGGGCGGGGCCGCGGGCTACGTGGTGGAATACCGTGGCGAGGCCATCGTGGACCTACCGATGAGCGGGCGCATGACCATCTGCAACATGAGCATCGAGATGGGGGCTCGCGCCGGCATGGTGGCGCCGGACGAGACGACCCTGGCCTACGTCGCCGAAGGCGACCGCCCCTTTGCGCCCAAAGGCGCGGACTTCGACCGGATGGCGGAGTACGCCCTCTCCCTTCCCACCGAACCCGGGGCCGTCTTCGACCGGACCGAGACCCTCGCGGTGGACGTGCTCAAGCCCCAGGTGAGCTGGGGCACGACCCCGGCCATGACGGTCGACATCGACCAGGCCGTTCCAGAACCGCACGACGCCAACGAAGAGCGCGCCCTCCGCTACATGGGGCTGACCCCCGGCACGCCTATGGCGGGGCTCCCGATCGACACCGTCTTCATCGGCTCTTGCACGAACGCACGCATTGAGGACCTTCGCGAGGCCGCTCGTATCGTCCGTGGGCGACGCGTCGCATCGACCCTGCGCGCCTTGGTGGTTCCGGGGAGCGCCAGCGTCCGCGACCAGGCCGAGAAAGAGGGCCTTGCGGACGTGTTCAGGGAGGCGGGATTCGAGTGGCACAGGGCGGGTTGCTCGATGTGCCTGGGCATGAACGGCGACATCGTGAAGCCGGGCCACCGGAGCGCTTCGACCTCGAACCGGCCCTATGAAGGCCGTCAGGGCCCCGGCGCTCGGACTCACTTGGTCTCGCCGCTCACGGCCGCCGCGACCGCCCTGACCGGTCGGCTCACGGACGCGCGGAGCCTTTAG
- a CDS encoding response regulator, producing the protein MRKYVLSGVWSGVLAVVTLSAVAFGILFLRLGGSWETGSSQAPATGGGSFWSRLDSVYTPRIACMGFEQPVVWLHLVSDMLIGIAYFSIPIALLTFALKRKDLGFNWVIWLFAVFILACGTTHFFGVANLWTPLYKIDGLVKAVTAFVSIVTAIVLWPLIPHALAVPSPAMLERQVAERTAQLAETNENLTAEVAARRLAEAENQRLLESEKAARAEAERLNQVKDDFVSTLSHELRTPLTAILGWCHILRSPLRDEQLEEGLAVIERSTKTQSRLVEDLLDMSRIASGKLTIASEPILLAAPTRAAIETIQPTADAKSIRIHARGLEETCMVLGDFDRLQQVVWNLLSNAVKFSQPGSTVTLSLTSEENTCELRVRDEGKGISPEFLPQVFERFKQADSSTTRETGGLGIGLSVARHIVELHGGTLTAHSDGLGAGAVFSLRLPIFAPSPHEAVSVPTFESPSNFLLEGLHILVVDDEEDTLEMVKTLLERHGATVTACRSVNEGFVQLVTARPHLLVSDIGMPSTDGYDFMRMVRDLPDSELRQVPALALTAYARPDDRLTAIRAGYDWHLGKPFPPNELVETIAWLAVTKGSARP; encoded by the coding sequence ATGAGAAAGTACGTCTTGTCCGGAGTCTGGTCGGGTGTGTTAGCCGTTGTCACCCTGAGCGCCGTCGCCTTTGGCATCCTCTTCCTCAGGTTGGGCGGCAGCTGGGAAACGGGCTCGTCACAGGCCCCCGCGACTGGGGGCGGCTCGTTTTGGAGCCGCTTGGACTCCGTGTACACACCGCGCATCGCCTGCATGGGCTTCGAACAGCCGGTCGTGTGGCTGCACTTGGTGTCCGACATGCTGATCGGGATCGCGTACTTCTCCATCCCGATTGCGCTCCTCACCTTTGCCCTGAAGCGTAAGGACTTAGGGTTCAACTGGGTCATCTGGCTTTTCGCTGTGTTCATCTTGGCTTGCGGCACGACCCACTTCTTTGGTGTTGCGAACCTGTGGACGCCCCTTTATAAAATCGATGGCTTGGTGAAGGCGGTGACCGCCTTTGTTTCCATCGTGACGGCCATCGTGCTCTGGCCTTTGATCCCGCACGCTCTTGCCGTGCCGAGCCCGGCGATGCTCGAGCGGCAGGTCGCGGAGCGCACGGCCCAATTGGCCGAGACGAACGAAAACTTAACTGCAGAAGTCGCCGCACGTCGGCTCGCCGAGGCCGAGAACCAGCGCCTGCTCGAGAGCGAGAAGGCGGCCAGGGCCGAGGCCGAGCGGCTCAACCAGGTCAAGGACGACTTTGTCTCGACGCTCTCCCACGAGCTCCGGACGCCTTTGACCGCCATCCTGGGCTGGTGCCACATCTTGCGCTCGCCCCTGCGCGATGAGCAGTTGGAGGAGGGGCTCGCCGTCATTGAACGCAGCACCAAGACTCAGAGCCGACTTGTCGAGGACTTGCTTGACATGAGCCGGATCGCCTCGGGCAAGCTCACGATCGCTTCCGAACCGATCCTCCTGGCTGCGCCGACCCGGGCGGCGATCGAAACGATACAGCCCACCGCGGACGCGAAGTCAATCCGCATCCATGCCAGGGGTCTGGAAGAGACCTGCATGGTACTTGGCGACTTCGACCGGCTCCAGCAAGTGGTCTGGAACCTCCTTTCAAACGCGGTTAAGTTCAGTCAGCCCGGCTCCACGGTCACGCTTAGTCTGACCTCGGAAGAGAACACATGTGAGCTTAGGGTGCGAGACGAGGGCAAGGGTATCTCGCCCGAGTTCCTGCCCCAGGTCTTCGAGCGATTCAAGCAGGCCGACTCCTCGACGACCCGCGAGACGGGTGGGCTGGGCATCGGGCTTTCGGTAGCGCGGCATATCGTCGAGCTTCACGGGGGCACGCTAACCGCGCACAGTGACGGGCTGGGCGCCGGGGCCGTGTTCTCGTTGCGCTTGCCGATCTTCGCTCCTTCGCCGCATGAAGCGGTGAGCGTCCCGACCTTCGAGTCCCCGAGCAATTTCTTGCTCGAGGGGCTGCACATTCTGGTGGTCGATGACGAGGAGGACACGCTGGAGATGGTGAAGACGCTCCTGGAGCGCCACGGCGCGACCGTGACCGCCTGCCGATCGGTCAACGAGGGCTTCGTGCAGCTGGTCACCGCGCGTCCCCACCTTTTGGTTAGTGACATTGGGATGCCGAGCACCGACGGCTACGACTTCATGCGGATGGTGCGCGATTTGCCAGACAGCGAGCTGCGCCAGGTGCCGGCCCTCGCCCTCACGGCCTATGCGCGTCCGGACGACCGGCTGACCGCGATCCGCGCTGGCTACGACTGGCACCTGGGCAAGCCTTTCCCGCCGAACGAGCTCGTAGAGACCATCGCCTGGCTGGCCGTGACTAAAGGCTCCGCGCGTCCGTGA
- a CDS encoding PEP-CTERM sorting domain-containing protein: protein MTTKTFALALNVAGILLCTGVAQAITFDFDTKVTGDNPVGTNIATLEIVDTAADTVTLTLTHNASSAAGQFISKLYLNVDPYVFLVQSGQTPASKFDGGIQQSLNGLLDAGLNFDLSQEFQVSGANSGANRLKPGESVSFMLTGTGLTASSFLSNAVPQGGNRDDVLAMIHLQGIPGGGSVKLAAVPEPASMAALGLGIAALLRRRAR from the coding sequence ATGACGACTAAAACTTTCGCGCTCGCCTTGAACGTGGCAGGAATTCTGCTCTGCACAGGGGTGGCCCAAGCCATCACCTTCGATTTCGACACCAAGGTCACCGGCGACAACCCGGTCGGGACGAACATTGCGACCCTGGAGATCGTGGACACGGCTGCGGACACGGTCACGCTGACCCTCACCCACAACGCGAGCTCCGCCGCGGGCCAGTTTATTTCCAAGCTCTACCTCAACGTAGACCCGTACGTGTTCCTGGTCCAATCTGGCCAAACCCCCGCGAGCAAGTTCGACGGCGGCATTCAACAGTCGCTGAATGGATTGTTGGACGCGGGCCTCAACTTCGACCTCAGCCAGGAGTTCCAGGTCTCGGGTGCGAACAGTGGAGCCAATCGGCTCAAGCCGGGTGAATCGGTCAGCTTCATGCTCACGGGCACCGGCCTCACCGCGTCCTCGTTCCTTTCGAACGCCGTCCCGCAGGGCGGGAACCGCGATGACGTCCTCGCCATGATCCACCTGCAAGGCATTCCCGGTGGTGGTTCGGTAAAGCTCGCCGCCGTGCCGGAACCGGCTTCCATGGCCGCTCTCGGCCTTGGCATCGCCGCCCTTCTTCGCCGCCGCGCGCGGTAA
- a CDS encoding class I SAM-dependent methyltransferase, with amino-acid sequence MRRSDQLASFGPIAEHYDVLMQNVPYDMWVSYYELLLLQLDADPATLLDVCCGTGTVAEMLDAKGYCLTGFDLSEAMVKEAKRKAEAGRLEIDYHVADVAELALGRRFDGAYSFFDSLNYVVDPGRLRLGLARVAAHLSPGGTFIFDLNTAYAFEKKMFDQSESRAKAPIRYKWKGDYDPGTRVIHVAMEFERDGVVMHETHVQRAHPEEEVRAYLAEAGFVEIRSFNSYTLDPPRKRSDRIHIAACLP; translated from the coding sequence ATGCGTAGATCGGACCAGCTAGCCAGCTTCGGCCCAATCGCGGAGCACTACGACGTGCTCATGCAGAACGTGCCGTACGACATGTGGGTGAGCTATTACGAGCTCTTGCTCTTGCAACTCGACGCGGATCCCGCGACGCTGCTCGACGTGTGTTGCGGCACGGGGACGGTCGCCGAGATGCTGGACGCGAAGGGCTATTGCCTGACCGGCTTCGACCTCAGCGAGGCGATGGTCAAGGAGGCTAAGAGGAAGGCTGAGGCCGGGCGTCTGGAGATCGACTACCACGTGGCAGACGTCGCCGAACTCGCGCTCGGCCGTCGGTTCGACGGGGCCTATTCGTTCTTTGACAGCTTGAACTACGTTGTGGACCCGGGCCGGCTACGGCTCGGACTGGCGCGTGTGGCCGCGCACCTCAGCCCGGGCGGCACCTTCATCTTCGACCTCAACACCGCCTACGCGTTCGAGAAGAAGATGTTCGACCAGAGCGAGAGCCGCGCCAAGGCGCCGATCCGCTACAAGTGGAAGGGCGACTACGACCCCGGCACGCGCGTGATCCATGTGGCCATGGAGTTCGAGCGGGACGGGGTGGTCATGCACGAGACACACGTGCAACGGGCGCACCCCGAGGAGGAGGTCCGGGCGTACCTCGCCGAGGCTGGATTTGTCGAGATCCGAAGCTTCAACAGCTACACCTTGGACCCGCCGCGCAAGCGGAGCGACAGGATCCATATCGCCGCGTGCCTCCCTTAG
- a CDS encoding menaquinone biosynthesis decarboxylase has product MAYRDYQHFLDTLAAAGELKRITEPVSPHLEITEIADRVMKKGGPALLFENVVGPPPRIGTPDPTSAVMGRPSIHREGSWGWSGVGSGSGSDEEGFPKPEQTPTNPNLLRYPMPVSINAMGSRRRMSMALSCDDYTEHAERIAALLKPDIPKSPVDALRFAQRTFAELKDVPPRRVKSGICQEVVLQGGEIDLTKLPVLTCWPEDGGPYITLPMVFTHDPSTGRRNVGMYRVQVQGRDVCGMHWQMHKTGMRHMEEAGAKGRRIDVAVALGGDPVYAFGAIAPLPPGIDEMLFCGFLRRRRVDLVQCKTVDVAVPADCEIVIEGYVDPSERRLEGPFGDHTGYYSLAEDFPVLHVTCVTMREKPVYPATIVGRPPMEDGWMGKAVEQVFLPMIQLTVPEVIDMNLPVEATFHNMAFVRIRKKYPGHAFKVMNAIWGLGGLAFTKFVFVFDEDVDVHDIGEVLFRIGANCDPGRDHLLTKGPVDQLDHAAVQEGFGGKIGFDCTHKWPGENGFSRPYPKLISMADDVIRRIDDIWPKLGL; this is encoded by the coding sequence ATGGCCTACCGCGACTACCAGCACTTCCTCGACACCCTCGCCGCCGCAGGCGAGCTGAAGCGGATCACCGAACCCGTAAGCCCCCACCTTGAGATCACGGAGATCGCCGACCGGGTCATGAAGAAAGGCGGCCCGGCACTGCTGTTCGAGAACGTCGTGGGCCCTCCGCCGCGGATCGGCACGCCGGATCCGACGAGTGCGGTGATGGGAAGGCCGTCGATCCATCGCGAGGGGAGCTGGGGTTGGTCGGGAGTTGGTTCGGGGTCGGGTTCGGATGAGGAAGGCTTCCCCAAACCCGAACAAACCCCAACCAACCCCAACCTCCTCCGCTACCCCATGCCCGTCAGCATCAACGCCATGGGCAGCCGCCGACGCATGAGCATGGCTCTGAGTTGCGACGATTACACGGAGCACGCCGAGCGCATCGCGGCTCTGCTCAAGCCCGATATCCCGAAGAGCCCCGTCGACGCCCTCAGGTTTGCCCAGCGAACGTTTGCCGAACTGAAGGACGTTCCCCCCCGCCGGGTCAAGAGCGGAATCTGCCAGGAGGTCGTCCTGCAGGGGGGCGAGATCGACCTCACCAAGCTACCGGTTCTTACCTGCTGGCCCGAGGATGGCGGCCCCTACATCACGCTCCCGATGGTCTTCACCCACGACCCTTCGACCGGTCGCCGCAACGTCGGCATGTACCGCGTCCAGGTTCAGGGCCGGGACGTGTGCGGCATGCACTGGCAGATGCACAAGACCGGCATGCGCCATATGGAGGAGGCGGGCGCGAAGGGGAGACGGATCGATGTCGCCGTCGCGCTCGGGGGAGACCCGGTCTACGCCTTCGGGGCCATCGCCCCGCTTCCGCCCGGCATCGACGAGATGCTCTTCTGCGGCTTCCTGCGTCGCCGACGCGTCGACCTTGTGCAGTGCAAGACCGTGGACGTCGCCGTCCCAGCCGACTGCGAGATCGTCATCGAGGGCTATGTCGATCCGAGCGAGCGCCGGCTCGAGGGCCCTTTCGGCGACCACACCGGCTACTACTCGCTCGCCGAGGACTTCCCGGTGCTGCACGTCACCTGCGTCACGATGCGCGAAAAGCCCGTCTACCCTGCGACGATCGTCGGTCGCCCACCAATGGAGGACGGCTGGATGGGGAAGGCGGTCGAGCAAGTCTTCCTCCCCATGATCCAACTCACCGTTCCCGAGGTTATCGATATGAACCTTCCAGTCGAGGCCACCTTCCACAACATGGCCTTCGTGCGGATAAGGAAGAAGTATCCTGGCCACGCGTTTAAGGTCATGAACGCGATCTGGGGACTCGGGGGCCTCGCCTTCACGAAGTTCGTCTTCGTCTTTGACGAAGACGTCGATGTCCACGACATCGGCGAAGTGCTTTTCCGGATCGGCGCTAACTGTGATCCAGGCCGGGACCACCTGCTTACCAAAGGGCCGGTAGACCAACTCGACCACGCGGCCGTTCAGGAAGGGTTCGGAGGGAAGATCGGCTTTGACTGCACGCACAAATGGCCGGGCGAAAATGGGTTCAGCCGACCCTATCCCAAGTTGATCAGCATGGCCGATGACGTGATAAGACGTATCGACGACATCTGGCCGAAACTTGGGCTTTAG
- a CDS encoding ATP-grasp domain-containing protein codes for MAFDYDLGLLGGGQLARMTIMAAQRMGLRCLSLDPGRGTPAGHVADSIEGPLDDAEAIAEVCRRCHSVTLENEFIPADVLEAGVLAAGRAATAVTPGWQTLGWINDKLRQRERLAAASVPSPHAIALTSAADASAFTTPYVIKARFGGYDGKGTRTVRSEADLHAFTDFWQGGGWLAEEYVPFRRELAVMVYRSPSETGTFPTMVTEQVDHVCDVVYPADVEASEIAIAAVEAVEGFGLFGVELFELEDGSFQVNEIAPRPHNTGHYTLDWGGVSQFEQHVRLAMGAPCVEPEGQLAAMANILGQGTPGEGSGDWRPAMRAMLEAVPEARFHWYGKGESRPGRKMGHINAVGPGAVETVRRARGHFYRSWRS; via the coding sequence TTGGCGTTCGATTACGACCTTGGCCTTCTCGGCGGGGGCCAACTCGCGCGGATGACGATCATGGCCGCGCAACGGATGGGGTTGCGTTGCCTCTCGCTAGACCCCGGCCGCGGCACCCCGGCCGGGCATGTTGCAGACTCCATTGAGGGCCCGCTCGACGACGCCGAGGCGATTGCCGAAGTCTGCCGCCGTTGCCACAGCGTGACGCTGGAGAACGAGTTCATCCCGGCGGACGTGCTCGAAGCGGGAGTCCTGGCGGCGGGCCGCGCCGCAACGGCGGTGACGCCTGGTTGGCAGACGCTCGGCTGGATCAACGACAAGCTGCGCCAGCGGGAGAGGTTGGCCGCCGCATCCGTCCCAAGCCCGCACGCCATCGCCCTCACAAGCGCCGCCGACGCCTCCGCTTTCACGACGCCGTACGTGATCAAAGCGCGTTTTGGCGGCTACGACGGGAAAGGCACCCGCACCGTCCGCTCCGAAGCGGACTTGCACGCGTTCACGGACTTTTGGCAAGGGGGGGGCTGGCTCGCCGAAGAGTACGTGCCGTTCCGCCGTGAGCTGGCGGTGATGGTTTACCGCTCGCCGAGCGAGACGGGGACCTTCCCGACAATGGTCACCGAGCAGGTCGACCATGTCTGCGACGTCGTTTACCCGGCCGACGTCGAAGCAAGCGAGATCGCCATCGCCGCGGTCGAGGCGGTCGAGGGTTTCGGGCTCTTTGGGGTCGAGCTTTTCGAACTGGAGGACGGCTCGTTCCAGGTCAACGAGATCGCGCCGAGGCCGCACAACACGGGCCACTACACCCTCGATTGGGGCGGGGTGAGCCAATTCGAGCAGCACGTGCGTTTGGCAATGGGCGCCCCGTGCGTCGAGCCGGAGGGGCAGCTGGCGGCCATGGCGAACATTCTCGGCCAAGGAACCCCCGGCGAAGGGTCCGGCGACTGGCGGCCCGCCATGCGGGCCATGTTGGAGGCGGTGCCCGAGGCCCGGTTCCACTGGTACGGCAAGGGCGAGAGTAGGCCGGGCAGGAAGATGGGGCACATCAACGCCGTCGGCCCCGGCGCAGTCGAGACCGTGCGCCGCGCGCGCGGGCATTTCTACCGATCCTGGCGTTCCTGA
- a CDS encoding DUF1015 domain-containing protein, with protein MATIRPFRGLRYAETAGDLKDLVAPPYDVISESQREELARRSPYNVVHLTLPEQEEGDRSKFVKYARSAARLEDWRREGVLALEQEPGFYRYTQTFTVPGSGERLSRTKLIVLLKVEPYANGVVLPHEQTFPKHKEDRLRILEATRSHLECIFGLYEDDDNALHSLVTGAPARALADIVTDDDGIEHQLEIIDGPEETASIVTGLAAKRLWIADGHHRYETALAFREALGQRDGLVAEDFMMMAVCSMTDPGLVLLPTHRILKTMPIDAAELRKRMSEAFDVFDCPNDGLMTRIAEVQQGGQIAFGVALPGGQGFVAAASSADAIAGQIEGDASLSLKSLDVSILHGYIFAKLLGLTGMDFFGYTRDEKEAVGAVEEGSPASFLMNPPTVEDMRQIALGGEKMPQKSTYYYPKLLSGLAIWSLKDY; from the coding sequence ATGGCGACTATTCGGCCTTTTCGCGGACTTCGTTATGCCGAAACCGCTGGCGACCTGAAAGACCTGGTCGCGCCGCCCTACGACGTCATTAGCGAGTCGCAGAGGGAGGAACTCGCCCGCCGCTCGCCGTATAACGTCGTTCACCTGACGTTGCCGGAACAGGAGGAAGGCGACCGGTCGAAGTTCGTGAAGTACGCCCGTTCGGCCGCCCGGCTGGAAGATTGGAGGCGCGAGGGCGTCCTGGCCTTAGAGCAGGAGCCCGGCTTCTATCGGTATACCCAGACCTTCACCGTTCCGGGAAGCGGCGAGCGCCTGAGCCGCACGAAATTGATCGTGCTGCTGAAGGTCGAGCCTTATGCGAACGGCGTCGTCCTGCCCCACGAGCAGACGTTCCCGAAGCACAAGGAAGACCGACTCCGCATTCTGGAGGCCACGCGCTCCCACCTGGAGTGCATCTTTGGGCTCTATGAGGACGACGACAACGCCCTCCACTCGCTGGTGACGGGCGCCCCCGCGCGCGCTTTGGCCGACATCGTCACCGACGACGACGGCATCGAGCACCAGTTGGAGATCATCGACGGCCCTGAGGAGACCGCGAGCATCGTGACAGGCTTAGCCGCCAAGCGTCTCTGGATCGCGGACGGGCACCACCGCTACGAGACGGCGCTGGCCTTCCGCGAGGCGCTTGGCCAACGGGACGGCTTGGTCGCGGAAGACTTCATGATGATGGCGGTCTGCAGCATGACCGACCCCGGTTTGGTGCTCCTGCCGACCCACCGGATCCTCAAGACGATGCCGATCGACGCGGCCGAGCTGCGCAAGCGAATGTCCGAGGCGTTCGACGTCTTCGACTGCCCGAACGACGGCCTCATGACGCGGATCGCCGAGGTCCAGCAAGGCGGGCAGATCGCCTTCGGCGTGGCCCTTCCGGGCGGACAGGGCTTTGTGGCGGCCGCTTCGAGCGCGGACGCGATTGCAGGGCAGATCGAGGGGGACGCCTCCCTTTCGCTGAAATCGCTGGACGTCTCGATCCTCCACGGCTACATCTTCGCGAAGCTTCTGGGCCTGACCGGCATGGACTTTTTCGGCTACACGAGGGACGAGAAGGAGGCGGTCGGCGCCGTCGAAGAGGGCTCTCCGGCAAGTTTCCTCATGAATCCCCCGACAGTCGAAGACATGAGGCAAATTGCCCTCGGCGGGGAGAAAATGCCACAAAAATCCACCTATTACTACCCAAAGTTGCTAAGTGGGCTTGCGATCTGGTCGTTGAAGGACTACTAA
- a CDS encoding SRPBCC family protein, giving the protein MVSIQDKIEKEILVQASAERVYRAVSTPEGIGTWFADGVEGTMNVGDQPLVDCGKYGKFRYAIVAAEPPSYFAYRWVSGSEFVPQGFEGDPLQHPNTLVEFFIDEVDEGTRVRVVESGFASLPEAYAAQNLKDNTGGWSEMLEHLRKYVDAD; this is encoded by the coding sequence ATGGTGAGTATTCAAGACAAGATCGAGAAGGAAATCCTGGTCCAGGCCAGCGCGGAGCGCGTTTACCGCGCCGTTTCGACGCCCGAGGGCATCGGCACCTGGTTCGCCGACGGCGTGGAAGGCACGATGAACGTGGGCGACCAGCCCCTGGTCGATTGCGGAAAGTACGGAAAGTTTCGGTATGCGATCGTCGCCGCCGAGCCGCCCAGCTACTTCGCCTACCGATGGGTGAGCGGGAGCGAGTTCGTCCCCCAAGGCTTCGAGGGCGACCCCCTTCAGCACCCGAACACGCTCGTCGAGTTCTTCATCGACGAGGTGGACGAAGGGACGCGGGTTCGTGTGGTCGAATCCGGCTTTGCCTCGCTACCGGAGGCTTACGCCGCGCAGAACTTGAAGGACAACACGGGAGGGTGGTCCGAGATGCTGGAGCACCTTCGCAAGTACGTGGACGCAGATTGA